The window GGTGATGCACAGTAGTAGAAAGCCCTGAGCTTACTGTTCACTAGGCGTCCTAGGCGCCCTGACTTTACTGCCCTCATTAGCGCCGCGTGCGGTCCTCGCCCAGCCAACTCCCACCAGCAGCTGTTAACGGCTAGTGCACTCCATACAGTGCTAGGCGAACGAGCAACAGCACCTCTGCTGGCTTCCAGCGCTCCCCCCCCTGCGAAACTCCCCCCAAGACACTGGCGCCCGACAGAATTTGACGCCCTCCCACAAACCGGCGACACGAGCAATCGGCCAGAACTTCCGTCAAAACGGCCACCTCCACGATCCTTTCCATCGTCGTGCATCGCGAACCTCATCTCAGACGACCTCTCTGGCCATCCTCCGACATCCGTTTCGCCTGCAAACGGATGTCGCTCCCGCCGATGCTATGACTGAGGTCGGCCACACCGATCTATCGAGGCTGCTTCAATCCAAGCGTAACGAATTCAAGTGAGTGTGCGCTCGTTCGAAAGAGCGGATTTTTCCGATCAAAACGAGGTGCTTTTTGCCATGCTAACCGCCACCAGTGCAATCGTAGCGTCTCGGAAGAGGAAACTTCGCGAGCTCTTCGCTGTCGCGACGCAGGCCGAGAGCCTCCCGCAGGATGCCTTCGCGAATCCCGACGCGCCGGCCACTACTGCTGCGGAATGGCAGTTTCTTCAGACCAGCGAAATCTTGCAGTGCGTGCCCCTTTATTTATCAGGTTTTTGCGGTCATTTTGcacttctctttcttttgtaaACAAACGAAAACATTGGCTTCGAATACATCGTTGGCCGTGTCACGCGTCTCTTGGGCACTCCCGAGGCCAGCCATAGCTAACTCTCTTTCCGCAGGGGCAAAACTCTGAACGAACAAGCTATTCCGCTACGGCCCTTACTTTCGGTTGATTTATTGAAACGATTAATCGCAAAATCAATACAGGAAGCAGCCCTACACTCCCCAACGCTCCCCACGCCGGCTGCTGCATCtacaaaagaagatgctttCGTCTCAAAACAGCAAACTCTACCGTCCGATGGCTTTGCGTCGACCGAGTCACAGCCTACGCCTCCCGAGGATACCACCAAACCGTCAGCGAAATTAACGAAACCTCCGCCAACTCCTGTCACCTTAACGTCCAGCAGCATCGTGCCACATCCAGCTGGAGCCTCTGCCGTTCCTGTCCAGCCCAAGGCTATTTCCACGCCTTCCACCGTTCTGCCGCCTGCAAAGGATGAAACGAAACAGCCCGATCGAACGACCAATGGAGCAGCGAGTGAAGATGCTACACCCGAACGGAAACCAGCACAAGTTTCTTTCCCGCCGGGGACCAAGGGATCGCCTTCAGAGGAATCATCCGATACAGTACCGACGAGAGCAGAAGGGGATGCAGACGTTACGGAAAATAGAGTAGTCGATAAGCTTCAATCGAGCCAGACGGGACGTAATCAGGAGCTGTCTATCAAGGTCCCGCACAGTTTGACCAAGGTTCCAGATGCGCTTTCATCTCCTGGATCAACGGCACCAAGTGCCACGACTCCTGGGGTCCATGATGTGTCGGCGGATACCAGCCCTGAGCATGATGCTCCTCAGTACATGCATGATCGATTGGAGGAAGACgctgaagagaaagaagagaggggcGATGAGTTGGAAGATATTGCAGAAACAGATACGGGAGCTATGCCAACCAGGGCAAAACACGATGAACCAGAGCCAAAAGCTACTACACTGGATGAAgatcagcttctccaggaGTCCATTCGTTCAAGTGCTGCCGCCGCAAGCCCGGAACTAATAAAAGCTTCTTCCGGACTCGAAGTCAAGACCAACGCTACAAACTCTAATCAAGGGGCGGACCCCGCCGCAAAGCAAGATATCGAGCTGCAAGATAAACATGCTCAGCCATCGGCGGCGCCAGCCGCGAAGCCCGCCATTGAAGTTCCGGACAGCCAAGAAGAAACCCCAGAAAAAATGGATGTGGATGCCACCCGGGTCACGAAGTCTGAAAGCACCGAATTGCTTCCAACTCAGACGCCTGCTGCCccgcctccagcttccaTAAACGCTGCGGTCAAGTCTACGCCTGCCAGGGAGCCACTTCCGGCTCCCGAAAGGGCAGTCACAAGGGTATCATCTGGAGCAATGCGACTGAAATCTGTATCGGAAATTGTGGGGGAGAGCCCGCGGTCTGCCACCATCACAGAACGAAGCACGACCAAAGCACCGCAAAACCACCAGTTGACGCCGGTTACCTCGACGCCTCAATCGCCGCCCCCTAGGCCGAAGAATATGAACAAAAGAGACAGGTCAAAAGCTCAGGTGTCAACCGTTTTATTCggcaagcagcccaagcaggtggaagagaaggcgCTGGTCCCTggccaaaaagaaacaattcAACCATCCGATGACTACTACACCCCTCTTTTCATTCAGAACTTTACAGGCGCGACAAACTGGATGCAACCTATTGAAAAGATCCTTTTCCACGCAAACAAAACCATCGCCACCCCTGACGCTTATCTCGCTATACAAGATCACCAGGCCTGTAAGGTACTCCGTAGAGTATATCACCTACAGCAACATGACAAGTGGTCTCTTCGACAGCCAAAGCGGTGCCCAGAGCCGACTCGCCCGCCGTCACATTGGGATGTTTTGTTTCAGGAGATGAAATGGATGCGGACGGATTttcgagaagaaagaaaatggaaGATGGCCGTGGCCAAAAATATTGCCTACGCCTGTGCGGATTGGGTTGAATCGACTCCTGAAGAGCGCAAAGCAATGCAGGTCGCCGCGTTTATCCCTCCGTTGAAGACGGATGATGTGCCGATGGGTGATGCCGATGCACCtgatgctgaggctgaaaaCCATCCGACTCCGGATCTCATAACGGAAGATGCAGATTCGCCCCAGATTCTGGACAATCTTAGTGAGGATTTCCCTGAAACTGTTGCACCTTCCGCCATATTTGCCCTGCAAGAGGATGACGTAGTATTTGCTCTACGGCAATCACCTGCCTCAGACAAGTTGTTGGAAGAGCTACCTTTGTATGGGGCCCCTTTGAAGATCCCGCGGTTCGAGCTTACAGGACCAGAATATGATCCTGACGCTCATTGGCGACGACCCGCTCTGCCTCTAAGCAAGTATGTTGAGGGAGAAATGAAGCTGCTCTCTGACGGCCCTCCACGAAAGCGCAGTCGGTACAGTTATTATAACGAAGAATCTGATGACGAAAAGGAGAGCGCGTTCGATGCGGATACACTCGCACACAATGTCCGGCTTCCACCTAGAAGCACTGAGGTTGCGTTATTTACCCCAGAGTCGAAACACATCCGCGATCGGCTGCACGCTGGCCACCAGTTCCGGCCACCTTCCGAACATCCCATGCCGCTACAGAGCTTTTACGAAACTCGCAGTTCTTCACAGTGGACCGtggttgaagatgacgagctCCGTAGCTTGGTTCGTGAACACTCTTATAATTGGTCACTAATTTCCAATCTGCTATCCACCAGATCAATATTTGCATCGGGTGCAGAGAGGAGGACGCCGTGGGAATGCTTCGAAAGATGGATAAACCTTGAAGGTCTTCCAGCTGATATGCAGAAGACGCAATACTTCAAAGCGTACAACACCAGGATCGATGCAGCTCAACGTATCATTGCTCAGCAAAACCAATTGGCAGCACAGCGAGCTTCCCAGGAGGGAGGGCAAGTAACACCAATTCGACGAAGGCAGTCTACTCCACTGAGAGTTGAAAGGCGCCGAAATCAAAAGCACTTGACTCTCATTGATGCCATGAGGAAGCTTgccaagaaaagagagacgacaattcagaagcagcagcattcgGCAACTCAAAACGCTGCGAAGAAGGCCAACGATACTATGTCTCAACGCCCAGGAAAAACTCCGCGGGACTATAGTATAATGCGCTGGGAACGCGACCAAGCTCTGGCTGAAAAGATGGCGCAGTTTGCGCAGCGGCAGGAAGCTCAACGACGAGTAAGTctatttcttcatcttgcgATATCCGTATTTGCCAGTTTTATTAACACGACATGTCTAGGCTACTCTCCAGGCCAGAGCCCAAGCCCAATCCGCCCAGCTGGCTGCACCCGGAGTGCCCGTACCAGGCGCTCAAAATCCCGCTCATCTtgcggccgctgctgccaacaGCGTCAATGGCGTGGTCAACCGACCCGGAGCTCCTAATCCGCTTGCTgtcgctgcggctgctgctgcggctgcggcacaGAGTCGCGCACGTTTGCCCATGCAGGCACCTGCTAACGGCATGGACGGTGTAGGCGTTCAGGCGCAGATGAGCAGCAATCTCGCTCCACCGGCGCAGATGAACGGCATCCCGCAGGCTCAGTTGCAAGCTCTACAAGCAATGCAGGCCCAGCACAGGATGCAAATGCCTGGCCAGCAACCTGATGCCAACATGATGATGCGCGCGCAACGCATCTCCGAGCAGCAACGAGCCGCGGCCCAGATTCAACatgcgcagcagcaagcccaaGCCGGCGTTGTAGGAGGAGGAACCCCTGTTCCGCAAGCGCAGCAGAATTCCTCGCCCGCTATGCGAAACGGAGTCCCTGCTATTGCTCAACAGCAAACCTTTATGAACACTGCTCAGGCTATGATGGCGTCTTTCAACGCTGCTAACGGCCATACCTCAGCAACGAGTGGTCTGCATATGCCTACACTTACCAACAGTGGTTCCCCGGGCCCTCGACTGCCAACGCAAATTCCTCCCACCATAGCCGCGCAGATCAACGCTCTAGAAGCCAACTTTAGGAGCAAGAATCCTAACCTGTCACCTGAGCAACTTCGCCATCTCGCTACTGATCAGTTGACACGCGCTATGATGGCGCAACGGCAGAGTGCCATGAACGCTGCTGCGGGACAGCCCGGCATTGCAACTAGTATTGCTGCTACCACCAGCCCTCATCAATATGCCGCGCTGCTTCgtcaacaacagcagcagcaggctcaggctcaagCGCaggcccaagcccaagcccaagcacaggctcaggctcaggcacaggcacagcagcaggcacaacgccaacaacagcatacgccgcagccgcagcagcctcagcatcagcagccacaacaacatcaacagcagcggcctcAGCAGGTTCCTCAGGTGCAAGCGCAACAGGCggctcagcagcaagcccagccacagcaacagcaacagtcTCCCGCCCtggtgcagcagcaacagcagcggtCAACTCCacagccccagcagccgcaacaATCTCaacctccacctccacctcaacctcaacctcaacttcAGGCTCCGACTCAAGCTCAGGCCCAACCTCAAGTGCAGACTCCAGCCCAGgtacagcaacagcaagccCAGTCACAGCCGCAATCTCAAGCCTCACCTCAGTTACCGACGAATCCCCCATCGGTCAGTCCGGTACCCGTTCAGCGTCAGGCTAGCGGAAGCGCAACACCTTCTTCAAGCAAATAATGATTAGCGTTTTTTTCTGGAATTGTCTTTTACTTGTACTCCTTGTAACTTTTTAATGCGATGTCTTGAGTGTTACTACCTTTGGGGGgtttcccccctttttaaCGTCCCTTCGTCtacgcctttttttttttatcttcgTCAAAGAGCAACAAAAGGAGACAGGGTCTTCGTGGAAGGGAGGGCTGGTTTTACTTTTTAACGTTTagatgccttttttcttcttctctcttactttcttctctctccactTCCTATCTGTTATAATGAGGTTTTTAACGGGCTTGGAATTATGcagtctcttctcttcttctctcttatGCTAGAATTGGGGCAGGGGCGGGATCACGTTCACTGGgaattaatatttttttctcagcAGTTTTATGAAACTGGAAGGAGGaatgaaacaaaaaaaacaatgcAAAAAACCGGAGAGAGCGCTGGAAAgcaatggcggcggcaatgggGGTAGGGCAAatggaaggcaaaggcatcaTTGTTAGAGAAATGTACATACATAGCTTTTATGTCGTCTTTTGAAGAGACGATATGCACAACAAAACAGacccaaaaaaaatttactACCGAAACTTCCcaaaaggaggaagaaaacaCACTAGAGGAAAAGGGTAATAAGTAGTAGGTCATGTTGTGCAAAGAATTGAAAATATGGGAGTCACCAGTAGTGGACTCTTGATTATCCTGTTACACTCTGCTTTCCCTTTTGTCTTGATTACTATGTGAGATGTAGATATGCATGATAAAAAGGAAGGAAAATGTTCCATTCTATTACTTTGGTTCAAGATAACGCCGAGGGTATGATATGTATACATCATATACTTCCCAAAAAGTAACctacaaaaagaaaacaagacaaaacaaatcAGAGGATGAAAGCAAAGAGTTAAAAGACCCCAGTCTATTACAATCCCATTTCTTTGCTACTTTATACAGCCCCCGATCCATTACcaccgcctctgccgccaTCTCCGTGAAGTAATAAGTGAGGCTTGATGAAGTCCTCGTCCAGCTGTCTAAACAAGCTAGCCGGGTCTTCAGTCGAGAGCAATTGCCGGAATGCCCCAGAGGCCGTTATGGGAGTAGAGTTTGACGCTGGCTCGGCGGGACTCATGAAGGCGCTGCCCTCGGATCCTGGCGGGTTGGGGCTGACGGGCGGGCGAGGAGAGCGACGAGCGGCAGGGGGCGGCAAGTCTGATATGTCAATGTCGCTACCAATGTCAGAATCTTCGGCGTTGGCTCGTAGGAGATCGGCTCGCTCGCTGTCGGTAGGGTTGCGGAGAGAGTTCTTGCGGCTTAGGTTGTTCGGCTTGACGCCCGTGTGAGGCGAAGAGTGGCCAGATACATAGGCTGCGGAACTGTCTGCAGGCGCGCTCAGGTTGTTCAAGGCGACGTTGCCGTTGCGGCGAGGGTTGTATCCAATGGCAGAGCCGGAGCGTTTGATCTGAAGACCGGTGCCGAATGATTCAATGTCAAACTCGTCGTCACTATCAATCTCTTCAACCACGCCCGTACGGATACCGAGAATCTCCAGCATGCGAGCCGTGGTtccgccaaagatgatgacaGTCAGGACCACGACGACCAAGACGGTGGCCCGAAGGGCGTATGAGTTTTCACCAGTGAGAAgggcagccagagccacaCCGACGGCACCACGCAGACCAGCCCAGAATAGCATGGCCTGGTAGTTGTAGGGGAGCTCATCGCCAACTTCCAGGCCTCGCCTTCGCGCGCGATAGCGAATAAACCAGTTGATCGCCTTTGACAGAGGAAAGACTGCAACCCAGCGAGCAGCGCAGACAGCGCAGATGGTAACAATAATGAGAGGAGGTTCAAACTGCAGGGCATTATCTGTGAAAAGGGCCAGACCAAGGTaaatgaaaatgaaattTTCAGATAGCTGGGACATGATTTGGAAGATGTACTTGGTGGTAAGTTGCGTGCGCCTCGACATGTTGAAGTAGGCGTAGTGCTTCAGAGTGATACCGCAGAAAAGCAGTGACACAATACCTAGATATAGAATTAGACCTGTATGTTTTATGCATGGTACGTCAAGCAACGGGGGAGATCTTACCAGACATGTGTAGACCGTGTGAAAAGAAGTAAGTAGCGTAGGCGATCAAAATGATCAAACAGCTTTCAATCTTGGGGAACCTCCGCACGTAGGTAAActtgagcagcagagccgtACCGACACCCACGATGACACCGATAAGCATACTGCTGAAGAAAACGAGCAAGAAGATGCCGGTACCctcgaagaagctgatgatgccATAGTTGGCCTCGCCCTTGTTGTACTTTTGCGCGGTTTCGAAaatgacaatggcgatggcgtcaTTGAGAATCGAttcgccaaagatgatggTGTACAGCTTAGGATCGACCTTGTACGTGTTGAAAATGGCCAGAATGGTGACGGGGTCGGTGGCGGAGAGGGTTGCGCCGACCGAAATGGCATCAACAAGAGTCAATTTCAAGGACCCAGGAACCAAGTTGAAGATCCACAAGATCAGCCCAATGACGACGGCGGACAGAAATGTTCCAGCAAATGCGAATGTCAAAATGGTGCCGATATTTCGGAAGAAGTTGGCTTGGTGCAGCTCGTAGCCGGAGGACAAGATGATGGGCGGTAGGAggaggttgaagaagatCTGGTAGTCGAAGCTGATGAGGTTTCGGATGGAGTCGCCGGAAGTGATGAGCAGAACAAGGCCGACCACCATTCCTGCGGAGCGAGCAATATTAGCAAAGGAGCCCATACTTGGGTTGCATTTGGTGCGCTCGAACCTGCAAAGATGGATATGACTGTCTCATGGATCGCCGtcaccttcttctgctgGAGCATGTAGCTTGTGaagaaggcgatgatgagcAACATGATGGATATGAAGAGAGCCCATGCTGCGAAGAGCTCTTTCTGCGCGGAATCTCCCTCTACATGTCATTGTCAGCTATTTTGTATACTTTTATCATGTTCATTTCCTGCCGCTCTTGTTCATATTGTCTATTCGtgtctgcctcttcctcgtcttgctcttgttcgGCATCGTGGGGCGACGTTACCTTCGGGatcatcctcttcagcctctcgcCCTAATCGTCGCAAGTCAGTCTATTTGGCGCCCAAGGCTTGTCGCGCAGCAATGCAATCAGACTCACgcaagagcttgaagccCAAGCCGGCCAGCTGGGtggcggccatggtggcCATGGTGAGCGATCTGGACGGCAGATCTGGACACGATCAAGGTGGGAGCGAAGTCGTTAAGTGGTGGAGTATGCGCGAGCCCAGGCGAGACGATGCGGGCATGGATTCGC is drawn from Trichoderma atroviride chromosome 7, complete sequence and contains these coding sequences:
- a CDS encoding uncharacterized protein (TransMembrane:13 (n6-17c21/22o37-59i71-88o100-119i131-153o165-186i198-217o237-260i272-288o294-312i324-346o358-384i405-424o430-452i)) produces the protein MATMAATQLAGLGFKLLRREAEEDDPEEGDSAQKELFAAWALFISIMLLIIAFFTSYMLQQKKVTAIHETVISIFAGMVVGLVLLITSGDSIRNLISFDYQIFFNLLLPPIILSSGYELHQANFFRNIGTILTFAFAGTFLSAVVIGLILWIFNLVPGSLKLTLVDAISVGATLSATDPVTILAIFNTYKVDPKLYTIIFGESILNDAIAIVIFETAQKYNKGEANYGIISFFEGTGIFLLVFFSSMLIGVIVGVGTALLLKFTYVRRFPKIESCLIILIAYATYFFSHGLHMSGIVSLLFCGITLKHYAYFNMSRRTQLTTKYIFQIMSQLSENFIFIYLGLALFTDNALQFEPPLIIVTICAVCAARWVAVFPLSKAINWFIRYRARRRGLEVGDELPYNYQAMLFWAGLRGAVGVALAALLTGENSYALRATVLVVVVLTVIIFGGTTARMLEILGIRTGVVEEIDSDDEFDIESFGTGLQIKRSGSAIGYNPRRNGNVALNNLSAPADSSAAYVSGHSSPHTGVKPNNLSRKNSLRNPTDSERADLLRANAEDSDIGSDIDISDLPPPAARRSPRPPVSPNPPGSEGSAFMSPAEPASNSTPITASGAFRQLLSTEDPASLFRQLDEDFIKPHLLLHGDGGRGGGNGSGAV
- a CDS encoding uncharacterized protein (BUSCO:EOG092D1718) produces the protein MTEVGHTDLSRLLQSKRNEFNAIVASRKRKLRELFAVATQAESLPQDAFANPDAPATTAAEWQFLQTSEILQGKTLNEQAIPLRPLLSVDLLKRLIAKSIQEAALHSPTLPTPAAASTKEDAFVSKQQTLPSDGFASTESQPTPPEDTTKPSAKLTKPPPTPVTLTSSSIVPHPAGASAVPVQPKAISTPSTVLPPAKDETKQPDRTTNGAASEDATPERKPAQVSFPPGTKGSPSEESSDTVPTRAEGDADVTENRVVDKLQSSQTGRNQELSIKVPHSLTKVPDALSSPGSTAPSATTPGVHDVSADTSPEHDAPQYMHDRLEEDAEEKEERGDELEDIAETDTGAMPTRAKHDEPEPKATTLDEDQLLQESIRSSAAAASPELIKASSGLEVKTNATNSNQGADPAAKQDIELQDKHAQPSAAPAAKPAIEVPDSQEETPEKMDVDATRVTKSESTELLPTQTPAAPPPASINAAVKSTPAREPLPAPERAVTRVSSGAMRLKSVSEIVGESPRSATITERSTTKAPQNHQLTPVTSTPQSPPPRPKNMNKRDRSKAQVSTVLFGKQPKQVEEKALVPGQKETIQPSDDYYTPLFIQNFTGATNWMQPIEKILFHANKTIATPDAYLAIQDHQACKVLRRVYHLQQHDKWSLRQPKRCPEPTRPPSHWDVLFQEMKWMRTDFREERKWKMAVAKNIAYACADWVESTPEERKAMQVAAFIPPLKTDDVPMGDADAPDAEAENHPTPDLITEDADSPQILDNLSEDFPETVAPSAIFALQEDDVVFALRQSPASDKLLEELPLYGAPLKIPRFELTGPEYDPDAHWRRPALPLSKYVEGEMKLLSDGPPRKRSRYSYYNEESDDEKESAFDADTLAHNVRLPPRSTEVALFTPESKHIRDRLHAGHQFRPPSEHPMPLQSFYETRSSSQWTVVEDDELRSLVREHSYNWSLISNLLSTRSIFASGAERRTPWECFERWINLEGLPADMQKTQYFKAYNTRIDAAQRIIAQQNQLAAQRASQEGGQVTPIRRRQSTPLRVERRRNQKHLTLIDAMRKLAKKRETTIQKQQHSATQNAAKKANDTMSQRPGKTPRDYSIMRWERDQALAEKMAQFAQRQEAQRRATLQARAQAQSAQLAAPGVPVPGAQNPAHLAAAAANSVNGVVNRPGAPNPLAVAAAAAAAAAQSRARLPMQAPANGMDGVGVQAQMSSNLAPPAQMNGIPQAQLQALQAMQAQHRMQMPGQQPDANMMMRAQRISEQQRAAAQIQHAQQQAQAGVVGGGTPVPQAQQNSSPAMRNGVPAIAQQQTFMNTAQAMMASFNAANGHTSATSGLHMPTLTNSGSPGPRLPTQIPPTIAAQINALEANFRSKNPNLSPEQLRHLATDQLTRAMMAQRQSAMNAAAGQPGIATSIAATTSPHQYAALLRQQQQQQAQAQAQAQAQAQAQAQAQAQAQQQAQRQQQHTPQPQQPQHQQPQQHQQQRPQQVPQVQAQQAAQQQAQPQQQQQSPALVQQQQQRSTPQPQQPQQSQPPPPPQPQPQLQAPTQAQAQPQVQTPAQVQQQQAQSQPQSQASPQLPTNPPSVSPVPVQRQASGSATPSSSK